A genomic region of Chitinimonas arctica contains the following coding sequences:
- a CDS encoding GNAT family N-acetyltransferase yields the protein MSISLRRMTASRYADFYRLSLDGYVASNIRSGRWDAADAPAKAAEQMAKLLPQGLATPEHHFFDVISDEGEAVGVVWFALNRHGAGKQAWLYDILIDEAHRGQGLGRAAMQAFEAEAIRLGAASLGLNVFAYNDAAAALYRSLGFQPTSQQMSKPLPAA from the coding sequence ATGAGCATCAGCCTGAGGCGGATGACGGCCTCGCGTTATGCCGACTTCTACCGGTTGAGCCTGGACGGCTATGTGGCGAGCAATATCCGCTCCGGCCGCTGGGACGCGGCCGACGCGCCCGCCAAGGCCGCCGAACAGATGGCCAAGCTGCTGCCGCAGGGGCTGGCCACGCCCGAGCATCACTTCTTCGACGTCATCTCCGACGAAGGCGAAGCGGTGGGAGTGGTGTGGTTCGCCCTGAACCGGCATGGCGCGGGTAAGCAGGCCTGGCTGTACGATATCCTGATCGACGAGGCCCATCGCGGCCAGGGCCTGGGCCGCGCCGCCATGCAAGCCTTCGAGGCGGAAGCCATCCGCCTGGGCGCCGCCAGCCTGGGGTTGAATGTGTTCGCCTATAACGACGCGGCAGCCGCCTTGTACCGCAGCCTGGGCTTTCAGCCTACCTCCCAGCAGATGAGCAAGCCGCTGCCGGCAGCCTGA
- a CDS encoding GNAT family N-acetyltransferase, translating into MHILPSAQISFVERDRLTVKIRTERLELESLPEPLVPDYCRLFGNPAAMEKYRDGQPWAVERTGARLDIWQTRWREHDPFSSLAVRKRGDNQFIGQVVLGHGERPGQSELAYVFEPSAWGQHYGTEAVTAVVNDYAPELATRECFRYKLEGAPFESIVATSRLDNWASVKILTGLGMREIGEEQVDGGHIRRKYTIATATLKDRLTEAGAAPWSKRVAFSCRRA; encoded by the coding sequence ATGCATATTTTACCGAGCGCGCAAATTAGCTTCGTCGAGCGCGACCGCCTCACCGTCAAGATCCGTACCGAGCGACTCGAACTCGAGTCGCTTCCCGAGCCGCTGGTCCCTGATTATTGCCGCCTGTTCGGCAATCCTGCGGCAATGGAAAAATACCGCGATGGCCAGCCTTGGGCGGTGGAGCGAACAGGGGCGCGGCTCGACATCTGGCAGACGCGCTGGCGTGAGCACGACCCCTTCAGCTCGCTGGCCGTGAGGAAGCGTGGCGATAATCAATTTATCGGCCAGGTCGTGCTCGGCCACGGCGAAAGACCGGGCCAATCCGAACTGGCTTACGTCTTTGAGCCATCGGCCTGGGGACAGCACTACGGTACGGAAGCGGTTACGGCCGTGGTGAACGATTACGCGCCGGAATTGGCGACGCGCGAATGCTTCAGATACAAACTGGAAGGCGCGCCTTTTGAATCCATCGTGGCGACGTCCCGGCTGGATAATTGGGCGTCGGTCAAGATTCTGACCGGCCTGGGGATGCGCGAGATCGGCGAGGAGCAGGTGGACGGCGGGCATATCCGGCGGAAATACACCATCGCCACGGCAACACTGAAAGATCGCCTCACCGAAGCGGGTGCGGCTCCCTGGTCGAAAAGGGTTGCATTTAGCTGCCGGCGGGCATAA
- a CDS encoding GNAT family N-acetyltransferase, with protein sequence MPNSEANLVCRLQLADLPAIQAHLLALDGTDRLQRFSSPASDETIVAYVRRLDFTQDALFGVWREIDCRLVLAGLTHLAIDPANRMAELGVSVATDQRRRGIAGRMLQRAILHARNVGVEEVAMYFLPYNTELIELAKTLSMKLSAGEGQGTAKLRPATADFVSFAGEMVESWSELAGRSLRDWSGGTLAASETLKRLGSPP encoded by the coding sequence ATGCCCAATTCCGAAGCAAACTTGGTCTGCCGCCTGCAACTAGCTGATCTGCCAGCCATCCAGGCGCATCTGCTGGCGCTGGACGGGACCGACCGCTTACAGCGCTTCTCCAGTCCGGCGAGTGACGAAACCATCGTCGCCTATGTTCGGCGTCTGGATTTTACGCAGGATGCGCTGTTTGGCGTTTGGCGTGAAATCGACTGCCGGCTGGTGCTGGCAGGCTTGACCCATCTGGCCATCGACCCCGCCAATCGAATGGCGGAGCTGGGCGTCAGCGTCGCGACTGACCAGCGCCGGCGCGGCATCGCCGGCCGCATGTTGCAACGGGCCATCCTGCACGCCCGCAATGTCGGGGTGGAGGAGGTGGCGATGTATTTCCTGCCCTACAACACCGAGCTGATCGAACTAGCCAAGACGCTGTCGATGAAACTGAGCGCGGGAGAGGGGCAGGGCACTGCCAAGCTACGTCCGGCGACGGCGGATTTCGTATCCTTCGCCGGCGAGATGGTCGAGTCCTGGTCCGAGCTGGCAGGCCGTAGTCTGCGCGACTGGTCGGGCGGCACCCTGGCCGCCAGCGAGACGCTGAAGCGGCTGGGTAGTCCACCCTAG
- a CDS encoding enoyl-CoA hydratase, producing MSDQLQLERIGHTALLTINNPPANTWTETSLPALKAMVEQLNADRDIYALVITGQGPKFFSAGADLNVFAGGDKARARQMIAFFGQAFETLAQFRGVSIAAINGYAMGGGLEAALACDIRIAEEHAMLALPEASVGLLPAGLGSQHLPWLVGEGWAKRMILCGERVDAQTALRIGLVEEVVVSGTAKQKALELAEKAARQSPTAVASCKKLIQAARRQPMWTALPMERELFVDLFDTQDQQEGVNAFLEKRTPVWKNA from the coding sequence ATGAGCGACCAACTCCAACTTGAGCGTATCGGCCATACCGCCTTGCTCACCATCAATAACCCACCCGCCAATACCTGGACGGAAACCAGCCTGCCGGCATTGAAGGCCATGGTCGAGCAATTGAATGCCGACCGCGACATCTATGCCTTGGTGATCACCGGGCAGGGGCCGAAATTCTTCAGCGCGGGCGCCGACCTGAATGTATTCGCCGGTGGCGACAAGGCGCGGGCACGGCAGATGATCGCTTTCTTCGGCCAGGCTTTCGAGACCTTGGCCCAGTTCCGCGGCGTCAGCATCGCCGCCATCAATGGCTATGCCATGGGCGGCGGGCTGGAAGCCGCGCTGGCTTGCGATATCCGGATCGCCGAGGAACATGCCATGCTGGCCCTGCCGGAGGCCAGCGTCGGCTTGCTGCCCGCCGGTCTGGGTAGCCAGCACCTGCCTTGGCTGGTGGGCGAGGGCTGGGCCAAGCGCATGATTCTTTGCGGCGAACGTGTCGACGCGCAGACCGCCTTGCGCATCGGCTTGGTGGAAGAGGTGGTGGTGAGTGGCACCGCCAAGCAAAAAGCCCTGGAGCTGGCCGAAAAGGCCGCCCGCCAGAGCCCGACCGCGGTGGCGTCCTGCAAGAAACTGATCCAGGCGGCCCGTCGCCAGCCGATGTGGACCGCCTTGCCGATGGAGCGGGAGTTGTTCGTCGATCTGTTCGATACCCAGGATCAGCAGGAGGGCGTCAATGCCTTCCTGGAGAAGCGCACCCCCGTCTGGAAGAATGCCTGA
- a CDS encoding enoyl-CoA hydratase/isomerase family protein, with translation MTEPVLFELHPTENGRRIAVATLNAEKSHNALSLAMIRLLAPKLAEWREDPDVVCVVLQGAGEKAFCAGGDVVAVHHAIRAGDFAATDAFFREEYALDYAIHSFNKPFLVWAQGIVMGGGVGLLAGASHRVVTERSRIAMPEISIGLYPDVGGSWFLSRLPGRLGIYLGLTGASFNAADALYTGMADHVLPSGLRPDLLPELARLPWQGTERADKRLLSGHLRELGRSASLELAPSAIRAHYDAIQSLTDYDTVDDMVAAITGYNGADEWLRGGAHKLMAGSPTSMRLIVEAQHRARLLSLKEVFEMELTLSRQCCRHPDFAEGVRALLIDKDGAAHWSPASLAEVDEALVASFFEPPSLD, from the coding sequence ATGACCGAACCTGTCCTGTTTGAGCTGCATCCCACCGAAAACGGCCGCCGGATCGCGGTAGCCACCCTCAATGCCGAGAAATCGCATAACGCGCTTTCCCTGGCGATGATCCGCTTGCTGGCGCCCAAGCTGGCGGAATGGCGCGAAGACCCCGACGTGGTCTGCGTGGTACTGCAAGGCGCCGGCGAAAAGGCCTTCTGTGCCGGCGGCGATGTGGTCGCGGTCCACCATGCCATCCGCGCCGGCGATTTTGCCGCCACCGATGCCTTCTTCCGCGAGGAATACGCGCTCGACTATGCCATCCATAGCTTTAACAAGCCCTTCCTGGTGTGGGCGCAGGGCATCGTGATGGGCGGCGGCGTCGGGCTATTGGCCGGCGCCAGCCACCGGGTGGTGACCGAGCGTTCGCGTATCGCCATGCCGGAAATCAGCATCGGCTTGTATCCCGATGTCGGCGGCTCCTGGTTCCTGAGCCGCTTGCCGGGGCGGCTGGGCATCTATCTCGGCTTGACCGGCGCGTCCTTCAATGCCGCCGACGCGCTTTATACCGGCATGGCCGACCATGTACTGCCGTCCGGCTTGCGGCCCGATCTGCTGCCGGAGTTGGCCCGCTTGCCCTGGCAAGGGACGGAACGCGCCGACAAGCGCTTGTTGTCGGGCCACTTGCGCGAGCTGGGGCGCAGTGCCTCGCTGGAGCTGGCGCCATCGGCCATCCGCGCCCACTACGACGCCATCCAGTCGCTCACCGATTACGATACGGTGGACGATATGGTTGCCGCCATCACCGGCTACAACGGCGCGGACGAATGGCTGCGCGGTGGGGCGCACAAGCTGATGGCCGGCTCGCCCACTTCGATGCGCCTGATCGTGGAGGCCCAGCACCGCGCCCGGCTTCTGTCGCTCAAGGAAGTCTTCGAGATGGAGCTGACCCTATCGCGCCAATGCTGTCGCCATCCCGATTTCGCCGAGGGCGTGCGGGCGCTGCTGATCGACAAGGATGGGGCGGCACATTGGTCGCCGGCTTCGCTGGCTGAAGTGGATGAGGCCTTGGTGGCATCGTTCTTCGAGCCGCCTTCGTTGGATTGA